The following coding sequences are from one Streptomyces dengpaensis window:
- a CDS encoding alpha/beta hydrolase, whose translation MSDIPPPITPYLEPAARELTEATAPHPRIYEVPPEQGREILAGLQSGEGVERPEVDEEWVTVDAGEWGQVRTRIIRPKGATGPLPVVFYIHGAGWVFGDDKTHDRFFRELVVGAGAAGVFPDYDRAPEAKYPTQVEQNYAVGQWIAEHGAEHGLDAGRVAVCGDSVGGCMATVFALMNKDRGGLDLTAQVLLYPVANAAFDTPSYRQFAEGYYLTRDGMIWFWDQYSDPAQRTEVYAAPLQASVDQLRGLPRTLLITDEADVLRDEGEQYANKLREADVDVTAVRVLGIVHDFLMLDSLRDTRGANVARHLAIDALRTALHDE comes from the coding sequence ATGTCCGACATTCCCCCGCCGATCACTCCCTACCTTGAGCCCGCAGCAAGGGAACTGACCGAGGCCACCGCTCCGCATCCCCGTATCTACGAGGTACCGCCGGAGCAGGGACGCGAGATCCTGGCCGGGCTGCAGAGTGGCGAGGGCGTCGAACGGCCGGAGGTCGACGAGGAATGGGTGACCGTCGACGCCGGGGAATGGGGGCAGGTCCGTACGCGGATCATCAGGCCGAAGGGTGCCACCGGCCCGCTGCCCGTGGTCTTCTACATCCACGGCGCCGGCTGGGTCTTCGGCGACGACAAGACACACGACCGCTTCTTCCGGGAACTGGTCGTCGGGGCCGGTGCCGCGGGGGTCTTCCCTGACTACGACCGTGCTCCCGAGGCGAAGTACCCGACCCAGGTGGAGCAGAACTACGCGGTCGGCCAGTGGATCGCCGAGCACGGGGCCGAGCACGGTCTCGACGCCGGCCGCGTGGCGGTGTGCGGCGATTCGGTCGGCGGCTGCATGGCGACCGTCTTCGCGCTGATGAACAAGGACCGAGGCGGTCTCGATCTCACGGCGCAGGTCCTCCTCTACCCGGTTGCCAACGCTGCTTTCGACACCCCGTCCTACCGTCAGTTCGCGGAGGGCTACTACCTCACCCGCGACGGCATGATCTGGTTCTGGGACCAGTACTCCGATCCGGCGCAGCGCACCGAGGTCTACGCCGCGCCGCTTCAGGCCTCGGTCGACCAGCTCAGGGGCCTGCCCAGGACCCTCCTCATCACCGACGAGGCGGACGTCCTGCGGGACGAGGGCGAGCAGTACGCCAACAAGCTGCGCGAGGCCGACGTGGACGTCACCGCCGTCCGCGTCCTCGGCATCGTCCACGACTTCCTGATGCTGGACAGCCTGCGCGACACCCGCGGCGCCAACGTCGCACGCCACCTCGCCATCGACGCGCTCCGCACCGCACTCCACGACGAGTGA
- a CDS encoding DinB family protein: MTETTRTDMPPAWDERTQLATFLDYVRATARAKCEDVSPEDARKAPLPGSPLMTLCGLISHLRWVEYFWFHVVFLGEEDEGPWTDEDPDREMRIAVGIPLARLLAEYEEQSARYRQLVADHDLDATAKRPVRDGRHVDLRWILFHLIEETARHNGHLDILREMADGRTGY; the protein is encoded by the coding sequence ATGACTGAGACGACGCGCACCGACATGCCCCCCGCCTGGGACGAGCGCACCCAGCTGGCCACCTTCCTCGACTACGTCCGCGCCACCGCCCGCGCCAAGTGCGAGGACGTCTCCCCGGAGGACGCCCGCAAGGCCCCGCTGCCGGGTTCCCCGCTGATGACCCTGTGCGGGCTGATCAGTCACCTCCGCTGGGTCGAGTACTTCTGGTTCCACGTGGTGTTCCTCGGCGAGGAGGACGAGGGGCCCTGGACGGACGAGGACCCCGACCGCGAGATGCGCATCGCCGTCGGCATCCCGCTGGCCCGGCTCCTGGCCGAGTACGAGGAGCAGAGCGCCCGCTACCGCCAGTTGGTCGCCGACCACGACCTCGACGCCACCGCGAAGCGCCCCGTTCGCGACGGCCGGCACGTCGACCTCCGCTGGATCCTCTTCCACCTCATTGAGGAAACGGCCCGCCACAACGGCCACCTCGACATCCTGCGTGAGATGGCCGACGGCAGGACGGGGTACTAA
- a CDS encoding VOC family protein, with protein sequence MGEERPLSPTIRHITFDCTGDPYDLALFWSKLLGRPLADDDKPGDPEAVIVDPSGGPTLLFVHVPEDKSAKNRIHLDLQPQGRTRAAEVERAIALGARQIADHTRPDGGGWVVLADPEGNEFCVERGELG encoded by the coding sequence ATGGGGGAGGAAAGGCCGTTGAGCCCCACCATCCGTCACATCACCTTCGACTGCACCGGCGACCCGTACGATCTCGCCCTGTTCTGGAGCAAGTTGCTCGGCCGCCCGCTCGCCGACGACGACAAGCCCGGTGACCCCGAGGCGGTGATCGTGGACCCGTCCGGAGGCCCGACGCTCCTCTTCGTCCACGTCCCGGAGGACAAGTCGGCCAAGAACCGCATCCACCTCGACCTTCAGCCCCAGGGCCGTACCCGGGCGGCGGAGGTCGAGCGGGCGATCGCGCTCGGCGCCCGGCAGATCGCGGACCACACCCGCCCGGACGGCGGCGGCTGGGTCGTTCTGGCGGATCCCGAGGGCAATGAATTCTGCGTGGAGCGCGGGGAGTTGGGGTAG